A region of the Haemophilus parainfluenzae genome:
GATTATCATCAAGAACAGCTTGCTGAACATCAATTTGATGATGAAGATGACGACTGGGATGATTGGGACGAAGAAGATGAAGAAGGCGTTGAGTTTATTTATAAACCTTAATGCCTAAATGAAAAAAGAGCGGAAATTTGATCTGCACCCCAAAAGTTGGACTCAACAAACCAACAATTGAGGTGCAGATTTTTTTATGGGTAAACACTACGCAATCGAATTTAAATTACAGGTTCTTCAACCTATTTTGAATGGGAAAATGAGTATTAGAGAAGCCGCGCGTTTTTACAATATTCCTTCCAACGCCCTAGTCGGGACATGGTTGAAACGGTTTGAAAAAAGTGGCATAAAAGGACTGATTCCCCGTAAACCATCAGGAAGACCGCCAATGAAACCTAAATACGCCAGAATGCCACCGCCCCCAAAACTGAAGAAGACCGTTTACGCCTGAGAATTTTACAGCTTGAAGCGGAGGTGGCCTACCTAAAGGAGTTGAGAAGGCTCAGACTTCAGGACGAAGCCGAGCAACGGAAATTATCCAAAGGTTAAGAACACGCTATCCGTTAAAATGGCTTTTAGGTTTTGCACAGTTAGCGCGTAGTACGTTTTTTGCGAAACTCCAGATTAAACCGGATAAGGATGAGCAGCTGAAAAAGGCCATTAAACGCATCAAAGCCAATCATCCTGATTATGGCTACCGACGAGTTCATGCCAGCTTGCCAGGCGTGAATCATAAAAAAGTTCAACGTTTAATGCAGACACTTGGGCTTCAAGTGCGGTCAAGAAAAAGCAAGAAATTTACGACCTATCGTGGCACGATAGGGGTGATTGCCCCAAATCATATTGAACGTAATTTTAGCGCAACAGCCCCGAAACAAAAATGGGTGACCGATATCACCGAGTTTAAGGCGAAAGATGGGAGTAAAGTCTATTTATCCCCAATTTTAGACTTATTTAACAATGAGATAGTCTCCTATAATCTCAGCTATTCCCCAAACTGGGCGCAAGTAGAGGACATGTTAATGCAAGCTGTCAAAGGATTAAATAAAGCTTGTGGTGTCATTTTGCATTCAGACCAGGGATGGCAATATCAAATGGTAGCTTATCGTCGAATCTTGGCTGAATATGGCATTATTCAAAGTATGTCAAGAAAAGGGAATTGCTTGGACAATGCCGCGATGGAAAGTTTCTTTGGGCGATTAAAAACGGAATGTTTTTATGGTCGAGAATTTAAAACAAAAGAAGAGATAGTTGATGCTGTCATAAATTATTTGGATTACTATAATCATCGACGGATTCAACTAAAATTAAAAGGACTGAGTCCGATACAATATCGAAAACAATCCTTTAAATAACAGTCTAACTTTTTGGGGTCAGATCAATTTGACCGCTCTTTTTTATTACCTTTAACCTTTCTTTTTTCCACCTTGACGCGCTTTAAAGCGAGGATTAGTTTTCGAAATAACATAAACGACACCGTGGCGACGAACAATTTTGCAACCAGGACGGTTTTTTGCGCTTTTGAGTGAAGATAATACTTTCATTGAATATTCCTATTTTGATTTAAATGCGCCAAATTTACCGTAACGGCTTGCAAATTCACTTGCACGACCTTCATTACCAATTTGACGAGTTTTACCAGTATAAAATGGGTGAGAAGCAGATGAGGTATCACACATAAATACAGGGTATTCATTACCATCTTCCCATTTCATGGTGTTGTTGGTTTTAGCACAAGAACGGATGAGAAAGCCTTGTTTGGCGTTGGAATCGTAAAATAAAACGGTACGATAATTTTCAGGGTGAATGCCTTTTTTCATTAGAGCTCCTTATATGACGGAAATAATTGGGCGAAGATACTAATTTAAAGGAGAATAATTATCAATGTACTTTTATTCATGGGGATGAGAATTTTTTTCATATTAAGAAAAAGAAAAATGCCTTTCGGTTGAAAGGCATTTTGTCTATTTGTAGGAATTGTTATCCACGATGTGCGTTTTTCATAATACGCTCTTTCGCCACTTTCCATTCACGCTCTTTAATATCATCACGTTTATCATGTTGTTTTTTACCTTTTGCAAGACCGATTTTGATCTTTGCCCAAGCGCCTTTCCAATAAAGAGAAAGGGCAACAATAGTAAAACCATCACGGCTTGATTTACCGAAAAGATTATCCAGTTCACGTTTATTCAATAAAAGTTTACGTGTACGCGTTGGATCGCAAACCACGTGAGTAGAGGCCAAACTTAATGGTTGAATGGTTGCACCAAATAAATAAGCTTCGCCGTTTTTAAAAATGATATAGCTATCGCTGATATTAGCTTTACCCGTGCGCATTGATTTAACTTCCCAACCTTGCAATTCAAGGCCTGCTTCAATTTCATCTTCAATAAAATATTCGTGTCTGGCTCGTTTATTTAACGCAATGGTGTTGGAGCCGACTTTGACTTTCTTCTTGGTCATTATTATCCGTCGTTTATTAATCGTAAATTGGCATTGATTTTACCGAATCTCGCCGTAGATAGCAAAAAACAAAAGGCTGATTTGACTCAGCCTTTTACTATAAATGATAGATTATTCTTCTAACTCACCACAGAAACGATAGCCTTCGCCATGTACGGTAGCTATAATTTCTGGGGTATTAGGATGATCTTCAAAATGTTTGCGAATTCGGCGAATTGTTACATCCACAGTTCGATCTTGTGGTTTTAATTCTCGCCCTGTCATTTTTAGCAATAATTCTTCGCGTGTTTGCAATTTCCCTGGGTTTTCACAGAAATGCAACATGGCACGAAATTCGCTACGCGGTAGTTTAAATTCAACGCCTTCAGGTGTGATTAAATTATGGCTATTTAAATCCAGTATCCAACCATTAAAACGATAGTTCTCACGTTGTAAATGGGTTTCTTTGCCATTTAGTGTCATGGTGCGATGCAATAAATTTCGTGCACGAATGGTGAGTTCTCTTGGGTTAAATGGCTTAGTGAGATAATCATCTGCCCCAATTTCCAAGCCTAAAATTTTATCGACTTCGTTATCTCGCCCAGTAAGGAAAATCAGTGGAATAGCTGTTTTTTCACGTAATTCACGACCTAGTAATAAACCATTTTTACCAGGTAAGTTGATATCTAATACAATGAGATTAACCGTTTCTGAGTTTAACTGACGATACATTTCCGCACCATCTTGTGCTTGTAATACCTCATAGCCCTCAGCTTCAAAAATTCCTTTTAACGTATTACGGGTTACCGCTTCATCTTCCACGATGAGAATTTTCGGGGTAGCCATTCGTTGCTCCTTGTTATCCTTTGTTATGGGCATATTTTATAATTGCAACATTGCTGTAACAACAGAAAAGTGCGGTCATTGTTTAAATTACATTTAATTTTATGATCTAAGTCATAAATTATTAACATTCT
Encoded here:
- a CDS encoding type B 50S ribosomal protein L31; amino-acid sequence: MKKGIHPENYRTVLFYDSNAKQGFLIRSCAKTNNTMKWEDGNEYPVFMCDTSSASHPFYTGKTRQIGNEGRASEFASRYGKFGAFKSK
- the smpB gene encoding SsrA-binding protein SmpB; this translates as MTKKKVKVGSNTIALNKRARHEYFIEDEIEAGLELQGWEVKSMRTGKANISDSYIIFKNGEAYLFGATIQPLSLASTHVVCDPTRTRKLLLNKRELDNLFGKSSRDGFTIVALSLYWKGAWAKIKIGLAKGKKQHDKRDDIKEREWKVAKERIMKNAHRG
- the arcA gene encoding two-component system response regulator ArcA, which gives rise to MATPKILIVEDEAVTRNTLKGIFEAEGYEVLQAQDGAEMYRQLNSETVNLIVLDINLPGKNGLLLGRELREKTAIPLIFLTGRDNEVDKILGLEIGADDYLTKPFNPRELTIRARNLLHRTMTLNGKETHLQRENYRFNGWILDLNSHNLITPEGVEFKLPRSEFRAMLHFCENPGKLQTREELLLKMTGRELKPQDRTVDVTIRRIRKHFEDHPNTPEIIATVHGEGYRFCGELEE
- a CDS encoding helix-turn-helix domain-containing protein, producing MGKHYAIEFKLQVLQPILNGKMSIREAARFYNIPSNALVGTWLKRFEKSGIKGLIPRKPSGRPPMKPKYARMPPPPKLKKTVYA
- the ykgO gene encoding type B 50S ribosomal protein L36; the protein is MKVLSSLKSAKNRPGCKIVRRHGVVYVISKTNPRFKARQGGKKKG